The proteins below come from a single Poecilia reticulata strain Guanapo linkage group LG5, Guppy_female_1.0+MT, whole genome shotgun sequence genomic window:
- the LOC103465101 gene encoding hyaluronidase-2-like isoform X1 has product METVFPSFLSAVDRLSWFLLALFTSWIVLGSADTKQTSWPLHSKKPVLFVWNAQTQDCETEHNVKLSLDQFDIVATPSEDVFRQNLTTFYKENLGIYPYYDPENTAVNGGLPQSVNLSQHLEKMSENIDTYIPDPKAKGLTVIDWREWHPLWGRNGHGKDRYRNKSRELVARKNTMLTQEQVNNAAQEEFELAAREFMLGTLRQGKNLRPNKLWGYYLYPDCYNYDYSGKLETYTGRCSDVEIKRNDQLNWMWNESTALFPEIYLEKELRSTDQARLFVLNRVKEAMRAASVGDGLTRPVFVYSQPTHKYGMTILSKEDLVNTIGESVALGVAGVIYFGGKYYATSSGCTALNNFFRETMGRYLLNVTTAAKECSQKLCKFNGRCLRRKPDRAVFLHLNPSTHKIISQKGKLKVRGSPGQAELKAFRQHFKCQCYNGTKGEDCKLGGKGGRGEREEVKKGEGGQSSATSVLGMWPLCFVLQLGLLSLFH; this is encoded by the exons GTCTGGAACGCTCAGACTCAGGACTGTGAGACGGAACACAATGTTAAGTTATCATTAGATCAGTTTGACATAGTGGCAACCCCCAGTGAGGACGTTTTCAGACAGAATCTCACAACGTTCTATAAGGAAAACCTCGGGATTTATCCCTATTATGACCCTGAAAACACAGCAGTCAATGGGGGCCTTCCACAAAGTGTCAATCTCTCTCAGCACCTtgaaaaaatgtctgagaaTATAGACACATACATACCAGACCCCAAGGCTAAAGGTCTGACTGTCATTGACTGGAGGGAATGGCACCCCTTGTGGGGCCGAAACGGGCATGGCAAAGATCGCTATAGAAACAAGTCACGTGAACTGGTGGCCAGAAAGAACACTATGTTGACTCAAGAGCAAGTGAATAATGCTGCGCAAGAAGAATTTGAACTTGCGGCTCGTGAATTCATGCTGGGGACCCTGAGGCAGGGTAAAAATTTGAGACCGAATAAGCTGTGGGGCTACTACCTGTATCCTGATTGTTACAACTATGACTACTCTGGCAAATTGGAAACCTACACAGGACGCTGTAGTGATGTTGAGATTAAGCGCAATGATCAATTGAATTGGATGTGGAATGAAAGCACCGCCCTTTTTCCTGAAATATACCTGGAAAAAGAACTGCGCTCCACTGATCAGGCACGCCTGTTTGTCCTGAACAGGGTGAAGGAGGCAATGCGCGCCGCATCAGTTGGGGATGGATTGACAcgtcctgtttttgtttattcccAACCCACTCACAAATATGGGATGACCATTTTATCTAAG GAAGATTTGGTCAACACCATTGGCGAGAGTGTTGCATTGGGAGTTGCAGGAGTGATCTACTTTGGGGGCAAATATTATGCAACTAGT AGTGGCTGTACTGCCTTGAATAACTTTTTTCGGGAAACAATGGGACGGTACCTCCTCAATGTGACCACCGCAGCAAAGGAGTGCAGCCAGAAATTGTGCAAATTTAACGGTCGCTGTCTTCGCCGAAAACCGGACAGGGCCGTGTTTCTGCACCTCAACCCCTCCACTCACAAGATCATAAGTCAGAAAGGAAAGCTGAAGGTCAGGGGATCCCCAGGCCAAGCAGAGCTGAAGGCCTTCCGTCAGCACTTCAAGTGCCAGTGCTACAACGGGACCAAGGGAGAAGACTGTAAGCtgggaggaaaaggaggaagaggagaaagagaagaagtaaaaaaaggagaaggaggGCAGAGTAGTGCCACCTCTGTTTTAGGGATGTGGCCTCTCTGCTTTGTTCTCCAACTCGgacttctctctctgtttcattGA